One Rissa tridactyla isolate bRisTri1 chromosome 1, bRisTri1.patW.cur.20221130, whole genome shotgun sequence DNA segment encodes these proteins:
- the LOC128903648 gene encoding toll-like receptor 7 isoform X2 codes for MVPHEKMSNASPFLLLFLFPMLLSGAWFPKSLPCDVKAFESTVTVDCTDRRLTEIPRGIPANATNLTLSINDIPHIYPTSFAHLHNLVEIDFRCNCVPVKLGPKDNICTKRLKIENGSFAALTRLKSLYLDANQLLEIPHSLPPALSLLSLEANSIFSIQRANLSELGENNFHGFCSNPRISGEQYNRQVLQDMHYFRYDVYGRSCRSKDKEAASYQSSVKEECRKYGETLDLSRNNIFFINPSDFRGLGFLRCLNLSGNAISQTLNGSEFSYLSGLKYLDFSNNRIDLLYSTAFKELQLLEILDLSNNNYYFLAEGVTHMLSFMKNLSHLKKLMMNENEISTSINTGMESQSLQILEFRGNRLDVLWMDGNARYLSFFKNLTSLEKLDISFNSLSFFPPGAFQAMPPELRILNLTNNRMKSFNWGNLHYLKNLVTLDLSNNLLATVPQELSNCSSTLQELMLRNNRIQRLTKHFLRGAFKLKYLDLSANKIQIIKKSSFPENVINNLRMLLLHGNPFKCNCDAVWFVWWINQTQVTIPLLATDVTCAGPGAHKGRSVVFLDLYTCELDTSYLILYALSASTVLVFMVFTVTSHLYFWDVWYSYHYCTAKLKGYRRLSLPEACYDAFIAYDNRDPAVNEWVLTELVERLEDQKARQFNLCLEERDWLPGQPVFDNLSQSIQLSKKTIFVLTNKYIKSGRFKTTFYMAHQRLLDEKMDVIILIFLEKVLQKSRYVRLRKRLCGSSVLEWPTNPRAQPYFWQCLKNAIATNNTLAYNRLLQETV; via the exons ATG GTACCTCATGAAAAGATGTCAAATGCATCACcatttctcttgctcttcctatTTCCGATGCTGCTGTCAGGAGCTTGGTTTCCCAAAAGTTTACCCTGTGATGTTAAAGCCTTTGAAAGTACTGTGACAGTGGACTGCACCGATCGCCGTCTCACCGAAATCCCCAGAGGGATTCCTGCAAATGCTACCAACCTTACCCTGAGTATTAACGATATCCCTCATATCTACCCAACATCTTTTGCTCATCTTCACAACCTCGTGGAGATTGACTTCAGATGCAACTGTGTGCCTGTCAAACTGGGACCCAAAGATAATATATGCACCAAGAGACTGAAGATCGAGAATGGCAGTTTTGCTGCCCTGACAAGATTGAAGTCATTGTATTTGGATGCAAACCAGCTGTTGGAAATACCCCacagccttcctcctgctttAAGTCTGCTGAGCCTGGAAGCAAACAGCATCTTTTCTATCCAAAGAGCCAACTTGTCGGAGCTAG GTGAAAACAACTTTCATGGGTTTTGCTCTAATCCTCGGATTTCAGGAGAGCAATACAACAGGCAAGTATTACAAGACATGCATTATTTCAGGTATGATGTGTACGGGCGAAGTTGCAGATCCAAAGACAAAGAGGCTGCTTCCTACCAATCTTCCGTTAAGGAAGAGTGCCGGAAATATGGAGAAACTCTGGATTTAAGCAGaaacaacatatttttcattaatccCTCAGACTTCCGGGGACTCGGTTTCCTCCGATGCCTCAACTTGTCAGGTAATGCAATAAGTCAGACCTTAAATGGAAGTGAATTCTCCTACTTGTCTGGATTGAAATATCTGGATTTTTCCAACAACAGGATTGACTTGCTATACTCAACTGCTTTCAAAGAGCTACAACTTTTAGAAATCCTAGACCTGAGCAATAACAACTATTATTTCTTGGCAGAAGGTGTCACTCACATGCttagttttatgaaaaacttgTCCCATCTGAAGAAGCTGATGATGAACGAGAATGAGATTTCTACCTCTATTAACACAGGGATGGAAAGCCAGTCTCTTCAAATTTTAGAATTCAGAGGAAATCGTTTGGATGTTTTATGGATGGATGGGAATGCTAGATACTTGTCATTCTTCAAGAATCTGACCAGCCTGGAAAAACTGGATATTTCCTTCAACTCACTCAGTTTTTTCCCTCCGGGTGCTTTTCAAGCTATGCCTCCAGAACTCAGGATCCTCAACTTAACCAATAACCGGATGAAGAGTTTCAACTGGGGAAACCTCCACTATCTGAAGAACCTGGTAACTCTGGACCTCAGCAATAACCTTCTGGCTACTGTCCCCCAAGAACTGTCCAATTGCTCTTCAACGCTCCAAGAACTGATGCTCCGAAACAATCGCATTCAACGACTAACTAAACACTTTCTCAGAggtgcttttaaactgaaatacttGGACCTCAGCGCAAACAAGATCCAAATAATTAAGAAATCTAGCTTCCCTGAAAATGTCATTAACAACCTGAGGATGCTGCTTTTGCATGGCAATCCTTTCAAGTGCAATTGTGATGCCGTGTGGTTTGTTTGGTGGATCAATCAGACTCAAGTGACTATTCCTCTTCTGGCCACAGACGTGACCTGTGCGGGCCCAGGGGCACATAAAGGAAGGAGCGTGGTTTTCTTGGATCTGTACACCTGTGAGCTGGACACCTCGTATTTGATCCTGTACGCTCTGTCAGCTTCAACTGTCCTCGTCTTTATGGTGTTCACAGTGACGAGCCATCTCTATTTCTGGGATGTGTGGTATAGTTACCATTACTGCACCGCCAAGTTGAAGGGCTATCGGCGCTTATCTTTACCAGAGGCTTGCTACGACGCTTTTATCGCCTATGACAATAGAGATCCGGCTGTGAATGAGTGGGTGCTGACAGAACTGGTTGAAAGGCTGGAAGATCAAAAAGCCAGACAGTTCAATTTATGCCTGGAAGAAAGGGACTGGCTCCCAGGACAGCCCGTCTTTGACAACCTTTCCCAGAGCATTCAGCTGAGCAAAAAGACCATCTTTGTGCTGACCAACAAGTATATTAAAAGCGGCCGCTTCAAGACAACCTTCTACATGGCCCACCAGCGGCTTCTAGATGAAAAAATGGATGTCATCATCTTGATATTCCTTGAGAAGGTTTTGCAGAAGTCCCGGTACGTCCGGCTGAGGAAGAGGCTGTGCGGAAGTTCTGTCCTGGAATGGCCCACTAACCCTCGAGCTCAGCCCTACTTCTGGCAGTGCCTGAAAAATGCAATAGCTACCAACAATACTCTGGCTTACAACAGGCTACTCCAAGAAACTGTTTAG
- the LOC128903648 gene encoding toll-like receptor 7 isoform X1 — translation MVPHEKMSNASPFLLLFLFPMLLSGAWFPKSLPCDVKAFESTVTVDCTDRRLTEIPRGIPANATNLTLSINDIPHIYPTSFAHLHNLVEIDFRCNCVPVKLGPKDNICTKRLKIENGSFAALTRLKSLYLDANQLLEIPHSLPPALSLLSLEANSIFSIQRANLSELGNIEVLYLGQNCYYRNPCNVSFEIEKTAFLELKKLTILSLKSNNLTHIPPNLSPTLKELYIYNNMIQVVQEQDLSALHNLEILDLSGNCPRCYNAPYPCTPCPKGTIEIHSRAFFSLKSLRILRLHSNSLQSIPSSWFKTIKNLKELDLSQNLLLKEIGDAQFLQFIPSLVELDLSFNFELKMYSPFLNLSKTFSSLSNLQTLRLRGYVFNELRERNLAPLLSLRNLTVLDLGTNFIKIADLKVFKKFPALKFVDLSVNKISPSSGENNFHGFCSNPRISGEQYNRQVLQDMHYFRYDVYGRSCRSKDKEAASYQSSVKEECRKYGETLDLSRNNIFFINPSDFRGLGFLRCLNLSGNAISQTLNGSEFSYLSGLKYLDFSNNRIDLLYSTAFKELQLLEILDLSNNNYYFLAEGVTHMLSFMKNLSHLKKLMMNENEISTSINTGMESQSLQILEFRGNRLDVLWMDGNARYLSFFKNLTSLEKLDISFNSLSFFPPGAFQAMPPELRILNLTNNRMKSFNWGNLHYLKNLVTLDLSNNLLATVPQELSNCSSTLQELMLRNNRIQRLTKHFLRGAFKLKYLDLSANKIQIIKKSSFPENVINNLRMLLLHGNPFKCNCDAVWFVWWINQTQVTIPLLATDVTCAGPGAHKGRSVVFLDLYTCELDTSYLILYALSASTVLVFMVFTVTSHLYFWDVWYSYHYCTAKLKGYRRLSLPEACYDAFIAYDNRDPAVNEWVLTELVERLEDQKARQFNLCLEERDWLPGQPVFDNLSQSIQLSKKTIFVLTNKYIKSGRFKTTFYMAHQRLLDEKMDVIILIFLEKVLQKSRYVRLRKRLCGSSVLEWPTNPRAQPYFWQCLKNAIATNNTLAYNRLLQETV, via the exons ATG GTACCTCATGAAAAGATGTCAAATGCATCACcatttctcttgctcttcctatTTCCGATGCTGCTGTCAGGAGCTTGGTTTCCCAAAAGTTTACCCTGTGATGTTAAAGCCTTTGAAAGTACTGTGACAGTGGACTGCACCGATCGCCGTCTCACCGAAATCCCCAGAGGGATTCCTGCAAATGCTACCAACCTTACCCTGAGTATTAACGATATCCCTCATATCTACCCAACATCTTTTGCTCATCTTCACAACCTCGTGGAGATTGACTTCAGATGCAACTGTGTGCCTGTCAAACTGGGACCCAAAGATAATATATGCACCAAGAGACTGAAGATCGAGAATGGCAGTTTTGCTGCCCTGACAAGATTGAAGTCATTGTATTTGGATGCAAACCAGCTGTTGGAAATACCCCacagccttcctcctgctttAAGTCTGCTGAGCCTGGAAGCAAACAGCATCTTTTCTATCCAAAGAGCCAACTTGTCGGAGCTAGGTAACATAGAAGTATTGTATCTGGGACAGAACTGTTACTACCGTAACCCATGCaatgtttcatttgaaattgAAAAAACAGCCTTTCTGGAgctgaaaaaattaacaatactATCCCTAAAGTCTAACAACTTAACTCATATTCCACCCAATTTGTCACCTACTTTAAAGGAACTGTACATTTACAATAACATGATTCAAGTAGTTCAAGAACAGGATTTAAGTGCCCTTCACAACCTGGAAATTCTTGATCTCAGTGGTAATTGCCCACGTTGCTATAACGCTCCATATCCTTGTACTCCCTGCCCCAAGGGCACAATTGAGATTCATTCAAgggctttcttttccttgaaaagttTAAGAATTTTGAGACTTCACAGCAACTCTCTCCAGAGCATACCAAGCAGCTGGTTTAAAACCATCAAGAATCTCAAAGAGCTTGACCTGTCCCAAAATTTACTCTTAAAAGAGATAGGAGATGCTCAGTTTTTGCAGTTTATCCCCAGCCTTGTTGAGCTTGATCTGTCCTTTAATTTTGAACTGAAGATGTATTCTCCATTCTTGAACCTGTCTAAgacattttcctccctctctaACCTGCAAACCCTGAGGCTCAGGGGTTATGTCTTTAATGaactaagagaaagaaatctagCTCCATTGCTCAGTCTTAGAAATCTTACCGTGTTGGATCTTGGgactaattttattaaaattgctGACTTGAAAGTGTTCAAGAAATTCCCAGCCCTTAAATTCGTAGACCTCTCAGTGAATAAAATTTCTCCTTCTTCAGGTGAAAACAACTTTCATGGGTTTTGCTCTAATCCTCGGATTTCAGGAGAGCAATACAACAGGCAAGTATTACAAGACATGCATTATTTCAGGTATGATGTGTACGGGCGAAGTTGCAGATCCAAAGACAAAGAGGCTGCTTCCTACCAATCTTCCGTTAAGGAAGAGTGCCGGAAATATGGAGAAACTCTGGATTTAAGCAGaaacaacatatttttcattaatccCTCAGACTTCCGGGGACTCGGTTTCCTCCGATGCCTCAACTTGTCAGGTAATGCAATAAGTCAGACCTTAAATGGAAGTGAATTCTCCTACTTGTCTGGATTGAAATATCTGGATTTTTCCAACAACAGGATTGACTTGCTATACTCAACTGCTTTCAAAGAGCTACAACTTTTAGAAATCCTAGACCTGAGCAATAACAACTATTATTTCTTGGCAGAAGGTGTCACTCACATGCttagttttatgaaaaacttgTCCCATCTGAAGAAGCTGATGATGAACGAGAATGAGATTTCTACCTCTATTAACACAGGGATGGAAAGCCAGTCTCTTCAAATTTTAGAATTCAGAGGAAATCGTTTGGATGTTTTATGGATGGATGGGAATGCTAGATACTTGTCATTCTTCAAGAATCTGACCAGCCTGGAAAAACTGGATATTTCCTTCAACTCACTCAGTTTTTTCCCTCCGGGTGCTTTTCAAGCTATGCCTCCAGAACTCAGGATCCTCAACTTAACCAATAACCGGATGAAGAGTTTCAACTGGGGAAACCTCCACTATCTGAAGAACCTGGTAACTCTGGACCTCAGCAATAACCTTCTGGCTACTGTCCCCCAAGAACTGTCCAATTGCTCTTCAACGCTCCAAGAACTGATGCTCCGAAACAATCGCATTCAACGACTAACTAAACACTTTCTCAGAggtgcttttaaactgaaatacttGGACCTCAGCGCAAACAAGATCCAAATAATTAAGAAATCTAGCTTCCCTGAAAATGTCATTAACAACCTGAGGATGCTGCTTTTGCATGGCAATCCTTTCAAGTGCAATTGTGATGCCGTGTGGTTTGTTTGGTGGATCAATCAGACTCAAGTGACTATTCCTCTTCTGGCCACAGACGTGACCTGTGCGGGCCCAGGGGCACATAAAGGAAGGAGCGTGGTTTTCTTGGATCTGTACACCTGTGAGCTGGACACCTCGTATTTGATCCTGTACGCTCTGTCAGCTTCAACTGTCCTCGTCTTTATGGTGTTCACAGTGACGAGCCATCTCTATTTCTGGGATGTGTGGTATAGTTACCATTACTGCACCGCCAAGTTGAAGGGCTATCGGCGCTTATCTTTACCAGAGGCTTGCTACGACGCTTTTATCGCCTATGACAATAGAGATCCGGCTGTGAATGAGTGGGTGCTGACAGAACTGGTTGAAAGGCTGGAAGATCAAAAAGCCAGACAGTTCAATTTATGCCTGGAAGAAAGGGACTGGCTCCCAGGACAGCCCGTCTTTGACAACCTTTCCCAGAGCATTCAGCTGAGCAAAAAGACCATCTTTGTGCTGACCAACAAGTATATTAAAAGCGGCCGCTTCAAGACAACCTTCTACATGGCCCACCAGCGGCTTCTAGATGAAAAAATGGATGTCATCATCTTGATATTCCTTGAGAAGGTTTTGCAGAAGTCCCGGTACGTCCGGCTGAGGAAGAGGCTGTGCGGAAGTTCTGTCCTGGAATGGCCCACTAACCCTCGAGCTCAGCCCTACTTCTGGCAGTGCCTGAAAAATGCAATAGCTACCAACAATACTCTGGCTTACAACAGGCTACTCCAAGAAACTGTTTAG